A stretch of Limanda limanda chromosome 7, fLimLim1.1, whole genome shotgun sequence DNA encodes these proteins:
- the LOC133005080 gene encoding intermediate filament protein ON3-like: MPFTTKTSRTSYGTVRSSGGGVGGGGRTFSSQSYGGGSGARKSFSSSSMMMKSGMGGGGYGGGGGGSFVGGGSFGGGYGAGGGGGGFGGGGGGGGGGGGFGGGLFSSGGAYGGFGGGGGGCIVPTIANVQCNQSLLAPLNLEIDPNISSVRTEEKNQIKGLNNRFASFIDKVRFLEQQNKMLETKWSLLQEQTTSRSNIDAMFEAYIANLRRQLDGLGNEKVKLDGELRNMQGLVEDFKNKYEDEINKRAGVENEFVLLKKDVDGAYMNKVELEAKVDALQDEINFLRSVYEAELNELQGQIKDTSVIVEMDNSRSLDMDAIVAEVRAQYEDIAARNRADAESWYQQKFQEMQTNAGSAGEDLRNTKSEIAELNRMISRLQNEIESVKGQRANLEAQIAEAEERGELAVKDAKLRIKDLEEALQRAKQDMARQVREYQELMNVKLALDIEIATYRKLLEGEEIRIAAGPAVATIHMQTSSSSYGGGGGGGGGFGGGSGGGSGYGMSGGGGYGISGGGGSSFGMSSGGSSSFGMSGGGGYGGGSSMSMGGGGTMTSKSSSTSYSRRQ; encoded by the exons ATGCCGTTCACCACGAAAACCAGTAGGACCAGCTACGGTACCGTCCGTTctagtggaggaggagtaggaggaggaggaagaacttTTTCCTCACAATCTTATGGCGGGGGGTCAGGGGCCCGGAAAAGCTTTTCTTCCAGCTCAATGATGATGAAGTCAGGCATGGGAGGTGGCGGCTATggaggcggtggtggtggtagttTTGTTGGTGGTGGTAGTTTTGGTGGTGGTTatggagctggaggtggtggtggtggatttggtggtggtggtggaggtggaggtggtggtggtggatttgGTGGTGGTCTTTTCTCTTCTGGAGGTGCCTATGGTGGCTTtggcggcggtggtggtgggtgtaTAGTCCCCACGATCGCAAATGTCCAATGCAACCAGAGCCTGCTGGCTCCCCTGAACCTTGAGATTGACCCCAACATCTCGTCTGTCCGTACCGAAGAGAAAAATCAGATCAAGGGTCTAAACAACCGCTTCGCCAGCTTCATTGACAAG gTGCGATTCctggagcagcagaacaaaaTGCTGGAGACCAAGTGGAGCCTGCTGCAGGAGCAGACCACCTCCCGCTCCAACATCGACGCCATGTTCGAGGCCTACATCGCCAACCTGCGCAGACAGCTGGATGGACTCGGTAACGAGAAGGTCAAGCTGGACGGAGAGCTGAGAAACATGCAGGGATTGGTAGAGGACTTCAAGAACAA ATATGAAGATGAAATCAACAAGCGTGCTGGTGTGGAAAATGAGTTTGTGCTCCTCAAGAAG GATGTAGATGGTGCCTACATGAACAAAGTTGAGCTCGAGGCCAAGGTTGATGCCCTTCAGGATGAGATCAACTTCCTCAGAAGTGTCTACGAGGCG gAACTAAATGAACTCCAGGGACAGATCAAGGACACTTCAGTCATTGTGGAGATGGACAACAGCCGAAGCCTTGACATGGATGCTATTGTGGCTGAAGTCAGGGCACAGTATGAGGACATCGCTGCCCGCAACCGTGCTGATGCAGAAAGCTGGTATCAGCAGAAG TTCCAGGAGATGCAGACCAATGCCGGCTCGGCCGGAGAAGACCTCCGCAACACGAAGAGTGAGATTGCTGAGCTCAACCGTATGATTTCACGCCTCCAGAATGAGATTGAGTCAGTCAAGGGACAG CGTGCCAACCTGGAGGCCCAGATCGCTGAGGCTGAGGAGCGAGGTGAGCTTGCTGTCAAGGACGCCAAGCTCCGTATCAAGGACCTAGAAGAAGCCCTGCAGAGAGCCAAACAGGACATGGCCCGCCAGGTCCGTGAATACCAGGAGCTCATGAATGTCAAGCTGGCTCTAGATATTGAGATTGCGACCTACAGGAAGCTACTGGAAGGAGAGGAGATCAG AATTGCCGCCGGTCCTGCAGTTGCAACCATCCATATGCAGACCTCATCAAGCAGCTATG gtggcggcggcggtggtggcggtggcTTTGGAGgtggcagcggcggcggcagcggctaTGGAATGAGCGGCGGCGGTGGCTATGGAAtaagcggcggcggcggcagcagcttTGGAATGAGCagtggcggcagcagcagctttggAATGAGCGGCGGCGGTGGCTATGGAGGCGGCAGCAGCATGAGcatgggaggaggaggcacaaTGACATCAaaatcctcctccacctcataCAGCCGCCGTCAATGA